The Bdellovibrio bacteriovorus W nucleotide sequence CTCATAGTTCAGGACTTCCTTGGTGGATTCCGGCTTATCAAGAGTTGATGAAGGACAGTGCCGATAAAAAGCGAGAACATCTGAAAAAGATTCTTACTCAGCAAGAAGTTCACAAAGAGGGGAAAGCTGTTTACTCGGATGTGGGTTTTTGGGTTCTTGGGTTTATCTTAGAAGAGTTTTTTCAAAAGCCTTTGGTTGAAATCTGGGAAGATATTAAAAATAAATTCTATTTAGGTACGACTTTGGAGTTTCATCCAAACAATGAACCTAAACTTAAAACTTCCTATTTCGCTCCGACAGAGGAATGCCCTGTACGTAAGAAGCTGATTCAGGGCGAAGTTCATGATCTGAATTGCTGGTCCATGGGGGGAGTATCTACCCATGCTGGACTTTTTGGGAGTGTGGATGATGTGGGTTGGTACTCCTTGTTGTTGCGCTCTCAGCTTATGGGGATTGCGCGCTATTCGATCCGTCAAAAGACGGCAAAGCTCTTTGCACAAAGAGCCCTTCCGGAAGGCAGTGGCGACTGGGCAATGGGCTTTATGATGCCCACGGCAGGTTCAGCAAGCTGTGGAAGTTATTTCTCTTTAGAGTCTGTGGGGCACACAGGCTTTACTGGTACCTCAATGTGGTATGATCCGAAGATGGATATGAGTGTTGTCATACTTTCGAATCGAGTTCTTTATGGGGTGGACAATAAAGCCTTTGCGGAACTGCGCCCAAAAATTCATAATTGGATTGTTGAAAATTATCGCCGTAGTGGTGTTTAGGAGCTTTCATGGAATTGAAACCAAATAGTCATGTTCATTTAATGGGAATTTGTGGAACGGCGATGGCCTCTTTGGCTGGTTTGCTTGTAGATCGCGGATTCAAAGTCACGGGAAGCGATTCTAACCCTTATCCTCCGATGTCTACCCAGATCGAGAATCTAGGCATTCAAATCATGCGCGGCTATAAGGCTGAGAACTTAAAAGACCGTCCTGATTTTGTTATTGTTGGCAATGTGATTTCTGCAAACAACGAAGAAGCTCAAGAGTTGATGCGTTTAGAAATTCCTTACACTTCATTGCCAAAGGCGATGGGTGAATTGATCATTGGTTCTCGTCAAAGCATCGTGGTGGCAGGAACTCATGGGAAAACCACAACGACTTCGATGATGGCTTGGATTGCTGAAAGCGCTCAGTTAAAACCTGGCTTTATGATTGGTGGAATTCCTAAAAACTTTGCAAAATCCTTCAGAAACCCAGAGGGCGACTTCTTTGTGATTGAAGGGGACGAGTACGACACGGCTTTCTTTGATAAAGTTCCAAAGTTCATTCACTACAAGCCAAAGCATGTGATTTTAACTTCAGTAGAGTTTGATCATGCGGATATCTATCGCGACTTAGATCATGTAAAAGAGTCTTTCCGTCAGTTATTAACAATGATTCCAGAAGATGGAACTTTGTTGGCTTGTGCAGATGATGCCAATGTTATGGAGTTAAGAGCTCTTGCAAAATGCAAAAAGAGTTTCACTTATGGTTTGAAAAAAGACGCGGACTTTAAAGCAAAAGTTCTTTTTGAAAATGAAAAAGGTTTGGCATTTGAGGTTCATCATAAGGGCATGGTTCTAGGTCCTTACAATATGCAGATCACAGGCGATTATAATATTCTAAATGCAACAGCAGCTGTTGCGATGGCTTACTCTTTAGGGTGGTCTGAAAATCGTATTCAGATTGCGATGGAGTCTTTTGAGGGTGTAAAGCGTCGTCAAGAAATCCTAGGTGAGCCTCGCGGTGTATTAGTGATCGAAGACTTTGCTCATCACCCGACAGCGGTGCGTGAAACTGTTTACGGAGTTCAGAAGAAATATCCACAGCGCAAAGTTTTTGCGATCTTTGAACCAAGATCTGCAACCTCTCGTCGTAAGATTTTCCAAAAAGACTATGTAGAGGCTTTGAAGGCATCTCATGAGGTGTTTATCGCATCTGCTTTTGATCAAGCTAAAATCGCAGAGGATAATAGATTCTCTTCTGAGGAGCTTGCAGCGGACTTAAGATCGACAGGTACAGAGGCGCATAGCTTTGACCAAGTCGATGCTATCGTAAGCTCTGTGACTTCAAAAGTGAAGTCCGGGGATTTGATCTTGATTATGTCCAATGGCGGCTTTGATGGTATCTATGGAAAGCTCTTAGGGGCTTTGAACGGGTAGTAAGGTTTCTCGCTCTCTTTTTATTTTAGACAGAATCGAGATTGTTAGGGCTCTTTTTAATTTAAGTGGGTCGGCTGTGGATAAATTCCTTTAAACGGGACACGTGATATTGCGGACTACACCACCCACAGCCTCACTCACTTCCTCAAGATCTTTTTTGAGGAAGTCGACCTCTTTCTCCAATAAGCTATTTTGTTATTAAGAGTTTTTTTATTTCGCTCCACGGGGCGTCCCGCATCCAATGCATCCATCATTTGCTCGCGCCAATCGCGGAGTTCGCATGAGCTTATACCATTTGACCTTCAATATTTCCCGAGTTCTTCCCCCTTTAGACCAAAAGACTTCGAAACCATTCTTAACTTCATAGCTTTATTGAATCTTTGTTTGAGATCAATTTCTGTCATCGTTACTCCTTTTTGAGTGCGACATCTTTATAGACAGGTTCCGCTAAGATGGTAAAGCCCGTGCAGATGGATGTCGAGGGAGAGAGTAACGCATAGGGGGCCCACTTTTTCTAGAAAGAGGGCTTAGAGTGCTCACAGTATTAAGTACGAGCTTATCAAGATCTTCACTAAGGAGGGGGTCTTTGTTTAAGGTCTTGGTCAGGCATCCTCTTGTGGGCAATTGGTGTCTCTGGGTGGGGCATATTTATTACATAAGTTCTAAATATAATAATGTTTTCAAATTTGAATGTATTTTTGCGAATCCTGTGCGTAATCTTATTTTGGGCAGGGGGGGCGGATGACGCAGATTTGTCTAAATATAGTAAGTAAAATTAGCTTAATCATCACTGCATCAAGGTTGCTCATATGAAAACCGCTTTAAGAACTATAGCGATCGTAGGAGTACTATTTACCTTTTCTTTGTCTGCCTACTCTAGTTGCGAGGAAGGTTTGATTACTTTTCTTAATTCTTTTAAAGGTCAGTGTGAGTCTGATGGATGTTCCCAGATATACATTGGCGCAGATTTTGTTCATAACACTGATGATATGCTTTATGGTTGTAATCAGACGGCTTGTTACGACGATGATGAACATAGGGGAAGTTATTGGAGCTTGCGATTATGTTCGAGTTCTTATCCAAACTTTGAGGAAACTAATAGATTAAGATATTCCTTAACTTGTGGCTCAATAGTTAATACCGAAAGCCAGCAGCTTGGTGAAAGTGTTCCAGTAGTTGGAACGAATATGTCTCTTAGATATTTTAGTCATTGGACTCAATCATATAAATCGAATTATAAATTCTCTTCTTTAGTAGTTCGATCAGATTTTCCTACAAGTATTACGCAGGTAAATGTAACAGTAATGTCCTCTGACGGTGTTTATGATTCTCAGGTCTATTATCCGTCGGGTATTGATATTGATTATACATTCAATTGGAATGGATTGGATGCATTAGGGAGCCCGGTATATGGCACAAAGACATTCACGGTGCTAGTTACGCAAATTACTGCGGGTTTGTCGATACCAGCAACTTCTATTGTTGTACTGGGGACATTCGACTCTAAGTCTATTGGCCTTGGAGGATGGGTTCCTAGTAATTATGTATATTATGATATCAATTCTAAAAGGATATATAATTCTGATGGCACTGTGAGAAACGTTCAGGCGAATTTATTAAATTCAGGTCAGTATTTAGTGCCGGAGGAGAATGGTTCTCTGGTTTATATTATTTAATAATCAAGGTAAGTTGGAGCATATTAAGTCCGGTTTATTGGGCGCTACATTGCAAACCTTCGGATACAATTCAAATGGACATCTTATCTCAATTTCTGATGCGTTTGGCGGAGTAATACTATTTAGTCGTGACAGCTCTGGCAAGGTGACATCAGTTGTTGCTCCGAAGGGGCAAGTTACAGCGTTAACACTTGATTTACATGACAATTTAATCGCCGTTACAAATTTAAACAGTGAAACTTATTCTATGACTTATGGTTCGCAAAGTCGACTTCAAACACTTCAGAAGCCTGGCTTGCAGGTCAACTCATTCACTTATGATGCTGAGGGATTCCTGATTCAGGATTCTCATTCTGGAGGGTACTTTTTTGATTTGGTAAGGACATTGACTAATAATGTTTCAGTGACGACAGGAATGGGAAGACAGAGCTTGTATAGTACCTCAGGCGATTCATCATCAGGGAGTTCTTATAGTGTTACTCCAGGAGGAGTGCTGAGTACTCAGTCTTACAGCATTGACCCTAATTATTTGAATGAGAGTTTTTACAGAAATGGAGTAAACGTAGATACGACTTCTGTCAAAGATGAAAGGTTTTTAGAAGGAGCATACTATGAGTCTTCTCTATATCGTCAATATTCATCTGCATCTTATACAATTAACAGAACTCAATCACTTGTTTTAAGTAATCCTGATGATCCATTTTCGATTTTTTCTTTATCTTATCAAACACAAAAAGATAATTTTACGATAAACTCGGTTTTTAGTCCGGTGACAAGAGAATGGACTCATACTACTGGAGAGGGGAAAGTGAGTAAGGTTGGCTTAGATTCTTATGAGCGAATTTCATCATTAAGAAGGGGTAGTTTAAACCCTTTGATGTTTTCGTACTCAGGTAAAGATTTAACACAGGTTAGTCAAGGAACACGTCAAATTGAGTTCGCGTATAATCCAACGACAGGTTTTTTATCATCTGCGACCGACTCTCTATCTCAAACTATTTCTTTTGGATATGATTCAGTTGGACGGCTTATTTCCAAGGTGCTTCCAGACCTTCGAGTAGTTGGATACACGTATAATAACAATGGTTATTTGACGAGTATCACTCCTCCAGGGCGTGCGGCTCATATCTTTGGTTTTAATTCTTCGGAATTGGCAAATTCTTATCATCCTCCTGCGTTGACAGGAATCTCTATAGTAAGCTCGAACTATGTTTATAATTCAGATAAGCAAATAACTTCTATCACGCGACCTGATGGTGCTGTGATCAATTTTTATTATAATGCCACGACCGGTGATTTAGAGGCCTACAATACCCCGGCTGGTACATTTACCCAGACAATTGATTATACCAATGGTTTGCCGGCATTTGTGACGACACCTATTGGTATATCAACATCTATTACATATGTTGGAAGAAATTTAGAGTCTACATCAAGCTATGATGAAAGTAGCAACATGCTTTGGACCTATATGCCGGAGATAGGGACGACAGGGCTCATGCAGACTGACGTGGTAGTTAGTCCGGAATCATCATCAACTATAAGTTTTACCTATAATAACGACGAAGACCTAGTCACTGCAGGTGATATCTCTTTATCTTATGACACTCCTAATGGTCACTTAACTGGAACCTCGATAGAAGCTTCTTCTAGCAAGATTGATGACTTCTACACTTACAATTCTTATGGCGAAGTCACTGGCTATGTTGTAAAGCGTGGCGCTAATCCTGTTTTTGAGCTTAGCTTTACTCGGGATGCTCTTGGGCGAGTTATTGAAAAATTGCAAACGATGAACTCAACCACTAAGAACTATTTCTATCAATTTGATAACTCAGGAAGGCTTGAGCAGGTTCAATTAAATTCTAGCATCGTGTCTACATACTCATACGATACGAACAGCAATCGCACAGGTGGAGTTGTTTACGGTACATCTACAGCTGGAGTTTATGACGACCAGGACCGACTTAACTCTTATAATGTTTATGATTTTACTTACAACGCCAACGGAGAGCTGCAAACAAAGGTCAATACCCTTCTAAGTACAGCAACGTCTTATATTTATGATGTATTTGGTAATTTAAAAGAAGTCACACTTCCAAGTGCAGACATTATAGCCTACGAGGTGGACGGCTTAAATCGTCGCATCGGTAAAAAACTCAATGGAGTTCTTCAAAAGCGTTGGGTCTATATGGATCAACTTCGCATCGCAGGTGAACTCGATGCTTCTGGAAGCATCTCAAAACGTTTTGTTTATGCCTCAAAACAAAACATTCCTGATTACATGATCTATGGTGGAGAGAATTATAGAATTATCTCTGATCACTTAGGCTCTTTAAGATTAGTGATCAAGGTTTCAGATGGTACAATAATCCAACGTATGGATCATGATGAGTTCGGTCGAGTGATAGAAGATACTAATCCGGGGTTCTTGCCTTTTGGGTTTGCCGGTGGGTTGTATGATCATCAGACAGGCTTTGTGAGATTCGGAGCAAGAGATTATGATTCCGAGATTGGGCGGTGGACGAGTAAGGATCCGATTTTGTTTAATGGGCAGATGACGAATCTTTATGGGTATAGCTTTCATGATCCAGTTAACTCCGTTGACCTAGATTGATTTTTTGAGTTATTTTTTGGTCCAAATAAAAGTTGCTTAAATGAGTAAAGGAGCAACCATGTCTATCAATTCAGAAAAAGATCTTGAAGGGCTTCGTCGAATTGGGCGGATTGTTGCTCGTTGTTTGCAACTCATGCAATCAAAGTTAGAGCCTGGGATCACAACTGCGGACCTTGATTTGATTGGTGGCCAGTATTTAGAGTCCCATGGCGCAAGATCTGCTCCGAAGCTAACCTATAACTTCCCAGGGTTTACTTGTATCAGTGTTAACTAAGAAGCGGCTCATGGTATTCCTGGGAATAAAGTTTTAAAAGCTGGTGACCTTGTCAATATAGACGTGTCAGCCGAACTTGATGGTTATTTTGCAGATACAGGAGGCTCGGCGATTATACCTCCAGAATCTAAATTGCATTTGCAGATTTGCGCGGTAGCAAAGAAGGCTCTTGAGAATGCCATGCTTGAGGCTCGAGCTGGTGCGCGATTAAATCGTATTGGACACGCAATTGAAAAAGAAGCGCGAGCTAATGGGTTTACCGTGATTGAGAATATCGGAAGCCATGGGGTGGGGCGCGCTCTTCATGAAGAGCCTGATTTTATCCCAGGTTATTATGATAAAAGAGACACGCGTATCTTGCGTGAAAACCAAGTCATCACAATCGAACCTTTTATTTCTTCAGGTGCACGAGAAGTTTTTGACAACGGGGATGGGTGGACATTGATTACCAATCCTGGTGTTTTTACTGCTCAGTACGAACACACGATGGTCATTACGAAGGGGAAGCCTTTGATTATGACTTTGGCGAATTAAAAAATAGTTTGGGGCTATAAGATTTGTTATTTTATCTTTTATTATGATCTGTGCGAGTTAAGAATAAAAGATTTCCCTTTAGAAGCGAGGGATTTAATAATAATACAAAACCCGCGCATCCAATCTTTGCACAGAATTTTCATCCTTCCCTTCAAAGCGAAGACTTAGCTTTTTATTCAAACTAAAATTCATACCTACGCTGTTTTGTCGAAACTCGTCTTGGACTCCCTTATAGTCATAGCGATAATAGGACTCAATAAGAAGGGCAAACCAATCCCTATTCCAGCGCAGAGTGAGGGCTGGGCCCAAACCCATCTTCCAGTGATCTTCGACGAAGTCAGAGCTCGTAAGGAGAGAGGCCTTTAACCATAGGGCAATGTCGAGGTCTTTCCAGAAGCTATAAGTACTTCCAGAACCACCACTGATCTCTGTCCATCTACAAAGTCGGTCGCAATTATTTTCATAACCTCTTTCCACGGCAACCTTAAGGCGCCATGAGAAACTCTTATTGAAATCATCAATCGGCGCTAGTGAAATGACTTCGTAGGCTGTGAACTTATCAAGGGCGATCTCGTGGGACTCTTCTGAATAAGTAAATGCGAAGTCGCCCATCGTGATTTCTGCTGTCGGTGGATACCCAATTTTAGGGTCTAATAAATCATGCAGTGAAAGTTTAAAGCCAAAGAGGTAGGATTTTGAATTATTCCACTCACGCATGCCAACTCCGAGGCGGCGAGACCCCTGCGCATCGTGAGGAGCTTCGCTCCAAGGAGGAGGAACCTTTACGGACTCAGAAGTGCCACCAAGCTCTGCTCGAGCAAACAGTATTTCTTTTTTGAAGTGGTAGTGACCTTCTTTGCGTAAAATTTCTTTTGGATATCTGAAATCCATATAGTCCATGGCCGCATCAAGGACCTGACGTTGTTCATCCTTAGAAAGATCTTTCTTTAGTTTTTCTAAAGACTCTTCTCTGGCGAATTCTTGAATTTTACTTTGTTCGTTTTTAGAAAGGCTTTGGTAGCGTTTTGCAAATGTTGCGCGCCCCGAAGGTCGATAACTAATATTTTTGACCAAGCCTTGAGTTTCAAAAAGAGTCTGCACAGTATCTGCCGGCATGACTTGGGATTTAAGCTTAGAAGTTAATTCAAGACTAGGGCGGGCCACTTCAAAGATTGAAAGAATTCGATAAGAGCAGTTTTCAGAAAAATAGTGATAGTTGAAATTAGCATTCAGCAATTCCCAAATGTAAGCCACGATGAGCTCCACTTCTTCGGGATTAAAACTAAGGTCATACTCCCAAAGATCACGGGATTCGAAATCATTGTATTCGCGAACTTTGTAGTAATAGGGATTGATATCAAAGGACCCTGGCATCATTCCGGAGACACCTAAGAAGGAATAGACGAAGGGGTTTTCAGAGACTTTCATCGCCGCATATCCAACGCCGTAGTCAAAGAGCTCATAGCGTTCGCCGTCTCTTGCGGAAGGACCTTTATTGATGCGCAAAAATGTATGCCCAAAGGCAGAGGCCGGATTGTTTAAATAATACGATGAGAAAACATAAGTCATGGATTGTGGTTGAAGAACTTCTTTGAATCTCTCAAAGCGATCGCATGACGGAGTTGGTAACTGAGTGCCACTGATTTTTTCTAAAAATAATTTCCTAGCTGGAAAAACGCAGGCAGCGGGATCTTCGTACTCGCCATCTTTGGATTTTATTTTGGTATTTTTTTGAAAGGCCTGAATAGTTGCAAGAAGTTCGTTCTCAGGGTGAGTCTTGCCATCAGTGGCGATGAAGAAGTTTTTAG carries:
- a CDS encoding hypothetical protein (COG0773 UDP-N-acetylmuramate-alanine ligase) — encoded protein: MELKPNSHVHLMGICGTAMASLAGLLVDRGFKVTGSDSNPYPPMSTQIENLGIQIMRGYKAENLKDRPDFVIVGNVISANNEEAQELMRLEIPYTSLPKAMGELIIGSRQSIVVAGTHGKTTTTSMMAWIAESAQLKPGFMIGGIPKNFAKSFRNPEGDFFVIEGDEYDTAFFDKVPKFIHYKPKHVILTSVEFDHADIYRDLDHVKESFRQLLTMIPEDGTLLACADDANVMELRALAKCKKSFTYGLKKDADFKAKVLFENEKGLAFEVHHKGMVLGPYNMQITGDYNILNATAAVAMAYSLGWSENRIQIAMESFEGVKRRQEILGEPRGVLVIEDFAHHPTAVRETVYGVQKKYPQRKVFAIFEPRSATSRRKIFQKDYVEALKASHEVFIASAFDQAKIAEDNRFSSEELAADLRSTGTEAHSFDQVDAIVSSVTSKVKSGDLILIMSNGGFDGIYGKLLGALNG
- a CDS encoding D-alanyl-D-alanine carboxypeptidease, putative (COG1680 Beta-lactamase class C and other penicillin binding proteins), producing MKYSVLEKNVIKNIEEHIRDTAPGVMVRAYQGGRIICDIAVGNTYAYYDLASLTKIVFTTQAMMYAYELQKWTFQTKVVDVLSWFPHNNVRIIELLTHSSGLPWWIPAYQELMKDSADKKREHLKKILTQQEVHKEGKAVYSDVGFWVLGFILEEFFQKPLVEIWEDIKNKFYLGTTLEFHPNNEPKLKTSYFAPTEECPVRKKLIQGEVHDLNCWSMGGVSTHAGLFGSVDDVGWYSLLLRSQLMGIARYSIRQKTAKLFAQRALPEGSGDWAMGFMMPTAGSASCGSYFSLESVGHTGFTGTSMWYDPKMDMSVVILSNRVLYGVDNKAFAELRPKIHNWIVENYRRSGV